From Aedes albopictus strain Foshan chromosome 1, AalbF5, whole genome shotgun sequence, one genomic window encodes:
- the LOC109430394 gene encoding omega-amidase NIT2, with the protein MSLRLALVQLKVIGSKQQILQNTINQIKIAALVKNVTVVVLPECFNCPYEEDALKESAEEIPAGETSQALQRAARDYRVYVVGGSIVERYSGNLYLTCPVWNPNGELIAKYHKMHLGDSNANAEAIVRESAWFTAGEDFVTFDVIGDGESSRKVKVGLGICWDMRFPEFAACYRKLGCGVLLYPSLCDVKTGAMHWELLARARALDNQLFVAFCSPARNEDARLVAFGHSLVVDPWGVVIAAGLEKEDIVVADLKLDLLSEAREDLPVMNQKRFDLYKQVGVNNKQ; encoded by the exons ATGTCACTTCGACTCGCTCTCGTTCAGTTGAAAGTAATCGGCTCCAAACAGCAGATTCTTCAAAACacaataaatcaaataaaaattgccgCACTGGTCAAGAATGTTACCGTAGTCGTTCTTCCCGAGTGCTTCAACTGCCCCTACGAAGAAGATGCCTTGAAAGAAAGCGCTGAGGAAATTCCAGCCGGTGAGACAAGCCAAGCACTGCAGCGCGCGGCTCGAGACTACAGAGTCTACGTGGTGGGGGGATCCATTGTAGAGCGATACTCGGGAAATCTCTACCTCACATGCCCGGTGTGGAATCCGAATGGGGAGCTAATCGCAAAATATCATAAA ATGCACTTGGGCGATTCAAATGCGAACGCAGAGGCGATTGTCCGTGAATCGGCTTGGTTCACCGCCGGTGAGGATTTTGTCACGTTTGATGTCATTGGCGACGGCGAGTCGAGTCGAAAGGTGAAAGTCGGCTTGGGGATTTGCTGGGATATGCGGTTCCCGGAGTTTGCTGCCTGCTATCGGAAGCTGGGCTGTGGTGTTCTGCTGTATCCGTCTCTTTGCGATGTCAAGACTGGTGCCATGCATTGGGAGCTTCTTGCGCGTGCACGTGCGTTGGATAATCAGCTGTTTGTAGCGTTTTGTTCCCCGGCGCGGAATGAGGATGCACGATTGGTTGCATTTGGTCACTCGCTGGTTGTAGATCCATGGGGTGTGGTAATTGCGGCGGGACTGGAAAAGGAAGACATAGTTGTAGCCGATTTGAAGCTGGATTTGCTGAGCGAAGCAAGAGAAGATTTGCCGGTTATGAATCAGAAACGATTTGATTTGTATAAACAAGTTGGCGTGAACAACAAACAATAG